The DNA region TAATTGTTTCCTTGAAAAGGATAATTTGTGACAACTTTGCACATGTAACTAACTTTTTTACAGAACCATTGAATACCTAAAGTTAAAAGTTTAAAATCGTACCCtaaaattttttactttaatatttatcATAGCTTGTGGAATTTCGACTGCTTTAGAGATAATATATAGTGGGAACTTCAGCAATCTTTTAGGGATtcgttttaaattttaaaactagctTTAAATTCATAAAGGTGCCATGGATAAAAatactggatttttcttttttggttgggTTTTAGGAATCATTTTCTCACTGAATGATAAATCAAGCTCATCAAATTTGAAGATTGATGCTTTGTCCTGTCTATATGTAATCCTCTGTAACCACTCTCCTCAAGTCTTCCATCCTCATGTTCAAGCTTTGGTCCCTCCAGTGGTGGCTTGTGTTGGAGATCCATTTTACAAGATTACATCTGAAGCGCTTCTTGTTACTCAACAGCTTGTCAAAGTAATTCGTCCTTTAGATCAGCCTTCCTCGTTTGATGCGACTCCTTACATCAAAGATCTATTTACCTGTACCATTAAGAGGTTAAAAGCAGCTGACATTGATCAGGAAGTCAAGGAAAGGGCTATTTCCTGTATGGGACAAATTATTTGCAACCTTGGAGACAATTTGGGCTCTGACTTGCCTAATACCCTTCAGATTTTCTTGGAGAGACTGAAGAATGAGATTACGCGGTTAACTACAGTGAAGGCGTTGACACTGATTGCTGGGTCGCCTTTGAAGATAGATTTGAGGCCCGTCCTGGGAGAAGGGGTTCCTATCCTTGCTTCATTTCTCAGGAAAAACCAGAGAGCTTTGAAACTGGGTACCCTTTCTGCTCTAGATATTCTAATTAAAAACTATAGTGATAGCCTGACAGCTGCCATGATTGATGCAGTTCTAGATGAGCTCCCACCTCTTATCAGCGAAAGTGATATGCATGTTTCACAGATGGCTATCAGTTTTCTTACCACACTGGCAAAAGTGTATCCCTCCTCCCTTTCAAAGATAAGTGGATCCATTCTCAATGAACTTATTGGACTTGTTAGATCACCTTTATTGCAAGGGGGAGCTCTTAGCGCCATGCTAGACTTTTTCCAAGCTCTGGTTGTCACTGGAACAAATAACCTAGGATACATGGATTTGTTGCGCATGCTGACTGGTCCAGTTTATTCTCAGAGCACAGCTCTTACTCATAAGCAGTCTTATTATTCCATTGCCAAATGTGTAGCTGCTCTTACTCGAGCATGCCCTAAAGAAGGACCAGCTGTAGTGGGTCAGTTTATTCAAGATGTCAAGAACTCAAGGTCTACAGATTCTATTCGCCTCTTAGCTCTACTTTCTCTTGGAGAAGTTGGGCATCATATTGACTTAAGTGGGCAGCTGGAACTAAAATCTGTCATATTAGAAGCCTTCTCATCTCCTAGCGAAGAAGTCAAATCAGCTGCATCCTATGCATTAGGCAGCATTAGTGTGGGCAACCTTCCTGAATATCTACCATTTGTCTTACAAGAAATAACCAGTCAACCCAAAAGGCAGTATCTACTGCTTCATTCCTTGAAGGAAATTATTAGCTCTGCATCAGTGGTGGGCCTTAAACCATATGTTGAAAACATCTGGGCCTTATTGCTAAAGCACTGTGAGTGTGCAGAAGAAGGAACCAGAAATGTTGTTGCTGAATGTCTAGGCAAACTCACTCTAATTGATCCAGAAACTCTCCTTCCACGGCTTAAGGGGTATTTAATATCAGGTGGGTACCTAGATTTTCTTatctaaaaaatttttgtttattagcAGTTGTTGCCTGGAAAGATGGCTAATGCCGAAGTTAAAACATTTCTGTATCTTGTTATATGTAGAACCTATTGCCTTATGTTATTGATATGGCGCCATATTCAGATGACACCTTGTTGTTTAAAAGGATAAAGAGAGTGTAGTTAgataatgattaaataaatcTGTTGTAGTTTCTAgtgtttaatgtattttaatgttACTCTTGTCTTAATGTGGGACAGATGTCTCTTGAATTAATATAGCCAGAGGAGCTTGCTAGAATTAATTACAGTACTGAAATTGGTGAACTAACCTGGTTCAAATGAAAGATTCTAGAAGAGTTTTCAGATTACCAGTGTCAACCCCTGTTGTCCCAGGAgaagataataaaggccattcaTTCTTagaaattgctttcatttttaataaaaatcttgaCAGTCATATAGTGGTTTAACCAGTTCCCTTTTGTGAGGGATAGAGCCTCCACTGCTGGTCACGCAGGCTGCCTCCTTCCTGGTAGAGATTGTTCCTTTTGAAATCTAGTGGAATTACGTTTCATAAGATGAGTAAACTTTGCTTCATTAGTATCCTGGAAGTAATAAGAAATACCCCTCTTGACcaaagaaaggttttttttgttttttattatttttggctgtgttgggtcttcgttgtggtgtgcgggcttctcactgtggcggcttgtcttgttgcggagcacgggctctaggcgcgggcttcagtagttgtggcacatgggctcagtagctgtggctcacgggctttagagcacaggctcagtagttgtggcgcacgggcttggttgctctgtggcatgtgggatcttcccggaccagggctcgaacccgtgtcctctgcgttggcaggcaggttcttaagcactgcgccaccaggggagcccaaccAAAGAGAGTTTTAAGGAATTAAAGACCCTGGTATTTGAAGTGGTTTGAAAATGATAAAGGTGTCCATGGATTTTAGTTGACTTAAATACCAAtagacttaaaatttatttttaattaggctCATCATATGCCCGAAGCTCAGTGGTTACAGCTGTGAAGTTTACTATTTCTGATCATCCACAGCCTATTGACCCACTATTAAAGAACTGCATAGGTAAGTGGAAATGAAGATGAATATACTGAATAACTAGTTGATAGTTAACTGTCAAAAAACGAATCATTTCAATAGCTAAATATATCACCAAGGAACTAAAATGCTTTTAAGGGTCTGGtaattctttcattaaaaaaaataattttgcaaataGCTGAAATGTAGTAAATATGCTAGGATGTCTTTAAAGTCAACTACACAGTTGATAATCATATTTTGGGAATGACCTAAAGTAAACTAATGGGTAAAGGAAAAAGATATATGATCTATCTGACTAATCTGAAGTTCTTCCCTGTTGTAAATGAATCACATTTGAGCTTGTGATGGCCCCAGGTCTTCACTATTACTTGTATCTCTCCAGCTCCCAAGGGGATCTTTGGAGGCTTTTAAATTTAAGGtagaaatttaagaataaaaaagataattctGTGGTAATTAGTTCTACCAACCTAAGAGGAGCTATCCAAGAAAGAAAAGGGCCATCTCTTTCTATGAAGACAAGAATtagcttttagtgttatttttcatgattttataaCTTCCCTGTGTTGTTTTCATCATCAGTTTTCCTAGAGCTTTTAGTAACTAAACTCTCTGGTGTTTTCTTGAAGACAAGAATGGGGATACCAGCAGAGAGGATAGAGGGATATGGCAAagaagctttgcagtttcatgccatttaaaaaacacagtctaaaagaaaagaactacCGAAAGGGATTACCAATTCAGAGCAAGGGGGACATGGGGGATAAATGGGTGCCAACGCTGAGACCTAGAATTAATTCAAAGGAAGTCTCTATCAGAAGATTCTTGCCTTTGTTCCCCTCGCCTCTTTTTGCTTTGATATATTTACTCACATTTTTGTCATTGTACAAAGATACAGCAAAGGAAGAGACCTGTGCCAGATCTTTAGAGACATCTTTCTAGGTTGACAACAGTCAACCAGTGTGCATCATTGGTATAGTTATTCAGTCAGATGATTATCATTCTGTTTGTTTAAAATTGAAATTCCTAGACCAAGTTGTTGGGGACCACTGATCCTAGACCACGTCACCATTTGTCTATCATAATAGCAATACTTTTTGTGCTTTACTGAAAGCAATTCACCATGATAGTAATTCTAAGCAAACAGAGGTGAGGAGGTTTAGTCTGgtacatttaaattctttttgaacCCAAGCTACCTCTTAACCTTTTTTGTAGTCAGAACTTTCCTGGGTGGTCAACCTTGAGTTTACCAATCTATGGTGTCTgaagtatttttttccccctcccattTCTTCAAATTGCTGTTGTGATACATTTAAGTCTTCTCAtaccttttttcccctgtgtATTCTAAAAGATTGCTTATGGTAGGGTTGAGATGACATAATGATGAGTAGCTCTGTGTGAATATCACAtgtgtaccagacactgtgtTCAGTAATGTACgtataaaattctcattttataaactgGGAAACTGAAGCTCTTGCCTACAGTAACTTGCCAGAAGTCGGTCATACAGTTGACAAGTGAAGCAGTGTGGATCACCGTCTGTATGACTCCAAAGATCTTTGCACTATAATTTCTGTCCCCCGTGTGGAAGAAAAACCAGACTTATATCTGTGTTTAAAGTGGCTAGgttttttcttcagctttttgTCCTGTGGTAggtttcagtttcttcctttttgtatTCTTAGACCTCTTATCTATTTCttgttaaagataaaaataggCTTTGGGAGGCACATTTCTCCGTCATCTGATAAATTATATACTTGTTAACAGTATTCCATCTTTATCAAGCAGTGGATCTGTCCCCACCTTGCTTATCTTTTGAACTcaggtttttaaatttcacttttggaatttaaaatttaaagtaaatataatgTAAACTTCATCTGAGCATAAATTTATTTGACTTGTCCACAGCTGTATCCCCACTGCTTCATGccataaatgctcaataaatgttttttgaatgagtgaaaaaaaaaattccatttttgttGGTGCTTTTTTAGTGCAAGtactaattttgaattttaaggaGACTCATTCAAGTTACTAGTCCTTGTGGTTGCTGGCTCCGTCACTTTTCTATGTCACCCACCTGTTAAATCAACTATCTATAAAAGTAATGGGGAGCTTTTGGGGCTCTCACTCCTTACCTTTTGCGTTTAAAGGTGCTGAGAATAGgtttatcaattaagtccactcACATTCAGACATAATAGTTTACCTGTTGTCAAAAGAAATTATATAGCTCACTTAGGATTTCATCATATTCCATGACCCACATTGAAGAAGTAACAATAATAAACTATCaatttaggaaaataatataatgcaTATTTTAAGCTTACCATAACTGTTGCTTCTCTTTCAATTTTTCAGGTGATTTCCTAAAAACTTTGGAAGACCCAGATTTGAATGTAAGAAGAGTGGCCTTGGTCACATTCAACTCAGCAGCACATAATAAGCCATCATTAATAAGGGATCTTCTAGATACTGTTCTTCCACATCTTTATAATGAAACAAAAGTTAGAAAGGAGCTTATAAGAGAGGTAAGTTAGATTGCACTGTTTACCTAAGCTTGTCTTTTACTTTCTAGTATATCTacatattctgttttatttcaacAGGTAGAAATGGGTCCATTTAAGCATACAGTTGATGACGGCCTGGATATTAGAAAGGCAGCTTTTGAGTGTATGTACACACTTCTCGACAGTTGTCTGGATAGACTTGATATCTTTGAATTTCTAAATCATGTTGAAGATGGTTTGAAGGACCATTATGATATTAAGGTAAGATGTTTGTGCCTGTTTATAGAATGTTTTAGAAGAAGACTTTGCTAGTGACTTTCACCTTTGTAATCTACTCGTTATTAAGTGAGAAAGATTGGTTTGCTTGTCATGATTTTAGTGTGTTATAAACTAATATGCAAAATAGCGATGCAATGTGACATCAGTtgacatacaggaaaaatccagaaACCTTTTCATTGGAAGAGGAAGTCAATATCAAGAGGTTTGTTAAAGGATAAGAGGAAGAACTGTTTTCAGATACACAAAGCAATCTGTAGAAGCAACCATAGAGAAATTATACTTCATGCTACTTAGGTTTAGAGCATGAACTTTGCTCATAactgctttttgttttcctgtttgctTAAGTCCGTTTAAAATGTGAACTATAAAAGGGTGAtttgaaaaatctttttcttctagTCAGGACCTTTGGTCAAGCAGGGCAAAAGTGGTAGTTGAGCAGTAACTCATCCATACTATCAGAACTCCAGCTTTCACGTTTCCATAATGTAATATGGAATAACCTGACCCCTCCGGAACTCAGTGAAAAGAGCCCTGAAAGAATAGGATCCTTTTATTTCTACAGTTTATGGTCTAAGAGAAAAGATTATGGGTTACTGGACTTTATGTGGATTAATCTGAATAAgcaggctttttgttttgttttttagtgaaATTTGCAAAGACAGTAGAAACTTCTTATAAAGCTTTTCTTCTGgttcaattattttcttattcactGATTGTTCCATCTGGTGCacatgagctttttaaaaaatactgagtcTGTGGCCCTATCCCGATGACTGAAGTAAAAATAGGTATATTTGTTAAGCTCCCCAGCTGTAATGTGTGGTCAGGATTGAGAACCACTCTTTTAGTTCTGTACTCTAGGATCGTGACCATCTATCATGATAGATAAGGTAACTCTAGTACTTGTAGGTAAAATTCCTTAGACAAGATTTGAGGCAATTCTGTGTGATTCCAATGGCAGATTACATTAAAATGAAACTTAATGGTACAGGTTAGTCATTTTCCTTTCAAAAGCTTTGTCAGAATTTGGGATTTGTCTttagaaaataatgcaaaatctaaattttgtctcttttattcaTAATAGATGCTAACATTTTTAATGTTGGTGAGACTCTCTACCCTTTGTCCAAGTGCAGTACTGCAGAGGTTGGACCGACTTGTTGAGCCATTACGTGCTACATGTACAACTAAGGTAATGTTGATGTCATTGATTTAGGCCAGACTTAGTATGTTCAGGATCCCTAGTTGATTCTATACTGTGGTTTTCCAAATTTAACTATGCTAGCACCCTTATGTAGCAGTTTGTTTCAAAAGTTAACTTATTATTCCTATTCCTCACTTCCTTCAAATGTGGATGTTTTAGAAAGCTTAGCACTGTTAAATGCTATTCTTAAAAGCTTGTTATAACAATCtgacacata from Pseudorca crassidens isolate mPseCra1 chromosome 11, mPseCra1.hap1, whole genome shotgun sequence includes:
- the CAND1 gene encoding cullin-associated NEDD8-dissociated protein 1 encodes the protein MASASYHISNLLEKMTSSDKDFRFMATNDLMTELQKDSIKLDDDSERKVVKMILKLLEDKNGEVQNLAVKCLGPLVSKVKEYQVETIVDTLCTNMLSDKEQLRDISSIGLKTVIGELPPASSGSALAANVCKKITGRLTSAIAKQEDVSVQLEALDIMADMLSRQGGLLVNFHPSILTCLLPQLTSPRLAVRKRTIIALGHLVMSCGNIVFVDLIEHLLSELSKNDSMSTTRTYIQCIAAISRQAGHRIGEYLEKIIPLVVKFCNVDDDELREYCIQAFESFVRRCPKEVYPHVSTIINICLKYLTYDPNYNYDDEDEDENAMDADGGDDDDQGSDDEYSDDDDMSWKVRRAAAKCLDAVVSTRHEMLPEFYKTVSPALISRFKEREENVKADVFHAYLSLLKQTRPVQSWLCDPDAMEQGETPLTMLQSQVPNIVKALHKQMKEKSVKTRQCCFNMLTELVNVLPGALTQHIPVLVPGIIFSLNDKSSSSNLKIDALSCLYVILCNHSPQVFHPHVQALVPPVVACVGDPFYKITSEALLVTQQLVKVIRPLDQPSSFDATPYIKDLFTCTIKRLKAADIDQEVKERAISCMGQIICNLGDNLGSDLPNTLQIFLERLKNEITRLTTVKALTLIAGSPLKIDLRPVLGEGVPILASFLRKNQRALKLGTLSALDILIKNYSDSLTAAMIDAVLDELPPLISESDMHVSQMAISFLTTLAKVYPSSLSKISGSILNELIGLVRSPLLQGGALSAMLDFFQALVVTGTNNLGYMDLLRMLTGPVYSQSTALTHKQSYYSIAKCVAALTRACPKEGPAVVGQFIQDVKNSRSTDSIRLLALLSLGEVGHHIDLSGQLELKSVILEAFSSPSEEVKSAASYALGSISVGNLPEYLPFVLQEITSQPKRQYLLLHSLKEIISSASVVGLKPYVENIWALLLKHCECAEEGTRNVVAECLGKLTLIDPETLLPRLKGYLISGSSYARSSVVTAVKFTISDHPQPIDPLLKNCIGDFLKTLEDPDLNVRRVALVTFNSAAHNKPSLIRDLLDTVLPHLYNETKVRKELIREVEMGPFKHTVDDGLDIRKAAFECMYTLLDSCLDRLDIFEFLNHVEDGLKDHYDIKMLTFLMLVRLSTLCPSAVLQRLDRLVEPLRATCTTKVKANSVKQEFEKQDELKRSAMRAVAALLTIPEAEKSPLMSEFQSQISSNPELAAIFESIQKDSSSTNLESMDTS